The Irregularibacter muris sequence CTATATCGGTATAGTTATGCATGATATCAATGCTAATGTCTCTTATTTCCTCAAATCGTTCAATATCATATTTATCTTTAGAATATTCCAATCCTGCTTGGGCTATTGCTTGGAGTTTCTTTGCATACTGTAGCCATTTTAATTCATCCTTCATATTCTTCACTCCTTATCTAAAAGCACCAGCATATTATTTTGAGATATTTTTATAGACTTTTTTCTATTGATACATTTGTTGAATCCTAGCCTGAATATCCTGATTTTCTAAAAACTCGTCAAAGGTTATTTGATAGTCCACTATCCCCTGGGGTGTGATCTCTATAATACGATTGGCAATGGTCTGAATAAACTCATGGTCATGGGAAGTGAATAGTAAAGTCCCATTGAAGTTAATGAGTCCATCATTGACCGCCTGTATGGATTCTAAGTCCAAGTGATTAGTGGGTTCATCCAATAGTAAAACATTTGCTCCCGAAAGCATAAGGCGGGAAAACATACATCTCACCTTTTCTCCCCCGGAAAGCACTTTGGCATTTTTTAAAGTCTCATCACCAGAAAAGAGCATTTTCCCTAAAAATCCACGAATAAAGGTTTCAGACTTTTCCTCAGAATATTGTCTTAGCCAATCAATTAAATTTAGATCGACATTGTCAAAAAATTCTGCATTATCCTTGGGTAAATAGGATCTTTTGGTGGTCACTCCCCACTTAAAGCTGCCTTCATCTGGTTCTACTTCTCCCATCAATATTCTAAACAAAAGGGTTTTTGCATTTTCATTTTTACCCATAAAAATGATTTTATCCCCTTTGTTTATCGTAAAGGATACCTTATCCAATACCTTTACCCCATCTACAGTCTTGCTTATTCCCTCCACTGTTAGAATATCTTTACCCGCTTCTCTTTCCGGAGTAAAGCCCACAAAGGGATATCGTCTTGTGGAGGGTTGAATGTCCTCTAGGGTAATTTTATCTAATAATTTTTTCCTAGAAGTGGCTTGTTTTGCCTTGGAGGCATTGGAACTAAAACGAGCAATAAAGGCTTGAAGTTCTTTTATCTTTTCTTCTTTCTTCTTGTTTTGATCTTTTAATAGTCTTGAAGCCAATTGACTAGATTCATACCAGAAATCATAATTGCCTACATAGAGTTTGGCCTTTCCAAAATCAATATCTACCATATGGGTACATACATTATTTAAAAAATATCGATCATGGGATACTACAATAACTGTATTCTCATAATTAATCAAAAATTCTTCCAACCATTTAATGGCTTTAAAATCCAAGTGGTTAGTAGGCTCATCCAGTAAAAGAATATGGGGATTGCCGAAAAGGGATTGGGCTAATAATACTTTTACCTTTTCACTTCCCTTTAACTCTTCCATATTTTTATAATGAAGATCCTTCTCAATCCCTAAACCCAAAAGTAATTTTTCCACATTGGTTTCAGCAGACCATCCATCTAACTCTGCAAACTCAGCCTCCAATTCCGCTGCCTTTACTCCATCCTCTTCATTAAAGTCCTCTTTTTGATAAAGAGCATCCTTTTCTTTCATGATTTCATATAGTCTCTTATGTCCCATAATGACTGTATCCATGACAGAATGCTGATCAAATTCAAAGTGGTCCTGTTTTAATATCCCTAATCTTTCCCCTGGGGTAATGGATACATCCCCTTGACTGGGTTCAATCTCCCCTGATAGAATTTTTAAAAAAGTTGATTTTCCAGCACCATTGGCCCCTATGATTCCATAGCAATGACCAGGAGTAAATTTTATGTTTACATCCTCAAATAATTTTTTATCTGCAAATCTTAGTCCTAATCCTGTAACTGTTATCATCTTATGTGTTATACAACTTTTTGTATAACGTCCTCCTCTCGGTATATATGCAAAAAATTGCACAGCAATGTGCAATTTATAATTCCACCCTTACCATTATATATATTTTAAAAATAAAATCAAATCCATAGGTTTTTTAGACATTCTCAATATTATCATTAAAACCCCTATGGACTTGCCATAGAGGTTTTAATATAGGGAAACAAGTTCAAATCTTAATAAAAAGTACACGTTCCTTTGATTGCAGTCCCTTAGTATTCTTTATTAAGAATCGGAGTTTGGATCCCTATAGATAAATAGCTATTCTGCTGGTATCCAACTATTTACTAATTCTTCATTTTCATTCATCCACTCTCTTGCGGCATCTATGGCTTCTCCATCACTATCTGAAATTGCTCCCATTAGATCCCCTAATTGTTGGTCATCCATTTTGAAGTTTTCCAAAAAAGCTGCTACTTCAGGCATATCTTCTTTGATATCTTTTCTCGCAACCGTGTGAATGTTTTCCTCTTCACCATAGGCATTTTTAGGATCATCTAAAAATTTCAGATCCCATCTCGCAAATTTCCAATGGGGGGTCCAGCCTGTAACCACAACCCAATCTTCATTATCAATAGCTTTTTTCAAGGCTGCGGTCATGGTAGGTCCACTTCCGGTCATTAATTCATAATCCAGATCATAATCCTGAAGAGCTCTTTCAGATGCCGTCATGATGCCTGCTCCAGAGTCAATCCCTACAATTTGTCCGTCAAATTTATCCTTTACTTCATTTAATTCTTCAATGCTATCAATATCTACATAGCTTGGTACTACCAAACCTATTCTAGCACCCTCATAGTTATACCCTAAGTCTATGAGATCATCTCCATATCTCTCCATATAACTTTCATGGGTAATCGGAAGCCAAGCATCTAAAAATGCATCATAATTCCCTTTTGCAACCGAGGTAAAGATAGGAGCTGCATCCGCCATTGTGATATCTACTTCATAATCCATTTTATCTTCCAAAACGGCTTGGGCTAAATTGGTCATAGCAACCCCTTCTGCCCAATTAACATATCCTAGTTTTACTGTACCTTTTGATTTTTCTCCCCCTGTAGTACATCCTGTAATCGCAATTAACAATAACATACTGACAAAAAGAATGATGGTTAGCTTTGCTGTACATTTTTTCATTGAAATAATCCTCCTTTAAATTTAACTCTTTTGTCTCTAATCTTCTACAATAAAGATAGTGGATGTTGATTCACTATATTTTTTTTGATGTGCCTAAAGATTGAGTAATTCGATCTAAGACCATAGCCAAGATGACTACCGCAATCCCGCTTTCAAATCCTGTTCCAATTTCTAACTGAGTAATCCCTTTCAATACTTCTTCGCCCAATCCACCGGCTCCAATCATTGCCGATATAACAACCATAGATAGAGCTAACATAATGGTTTGATTTATTCCCGCAAGAATGGTCGGTATGGCTAAAGGGATTTGAACCTGAAACAGCATCTGCTTACTGGTTGCCCCAAAGGACCGAGATGCTTCAATAATATCCTCAGGGACTTGGCGAATTCCTAATCCTGTCAATCGAACAACAGGGGGCATGGCAAAAATGACCGTTGCCACTGCTCCAGGGACTTTACCCAAATCAAAGAAAATAACGGCTGGAATCAAATATACAAAGGCTGGCATAGTTTGCATAAAGTCCATAATCGGTCGCATAATCTGATTGGTTTTATCACTTTTGGCCGACCATATCCCCAAAGGAACTCCTATAATGAGTGCAATAGATGTGGCTGTAAGAACAAGACCTAAAGACTGCATGGTTTTATCCCATAGTCCCATGGCATCAATAAGAAATAAACCTATAAGACTAAAAATTGCCACTCCTTTCCCTGCTACTTTCCATGCAATTAAAGCAATGATTGCTATTAGTAAAAGTGCAGGAGGAAAGAGTAATATACTTTCAAAACCCTCTATGATAAAAAGAATACCTGAGCGCATACCGTCAAAAAAAGATGCAAAATTATTTGTAAGCCAGTCTATAAAAGCTTCAAAGGCTGGCCCAATATGAAAATTAATCATCGGATTCATCCTCCTTTCCTACAATTCCTGAAATAACAGATACCCGTACAATAATCCCTAACATTGTATGATTGTTATCCACGACAACAATGGGATATTTAGTATTGGCAGCAATAGACAGCAACTCTTCAATAAGTGTTTCTGGAGAAGTGGTAGGAACGTCCTCTATAATAATACTTTCAATACTTGTTTCCCCCTCTTTGACCAATCTTGTTGCGTCATCGATGGTGACAATTCCCCTTAATTTTCTATTTCTGTCTGCCACAAAGATACTGGATATTCCTGCCTCTTTCATCTTTCTGATGGCAACCCTTGGGCCATCTTTATGAGATGCAATGGCATCAGGCTTTTTCATAATGGAAGAAGCGGTGATGACCTTAGAACGATTCACGTCTTGTACGAATTCCTTCACATAATCATCCGCTGGATTTTTCAAGATTTCTTCGGGAGTTCCTATTTGTACAACTACACCGTCTTTCATAATAGCAATACGGTCTCCCAATTTTAATGCTTCATCTAAATCATGGGTGATAAATATTATGGTTTTTTGCATCTTGGATTGAAGTTCTAATAGCTCATCCTGCATTTCCTTTCGAATCAGAGGATCTAATGCACTAAATGCCTCATCCATCAATAAGACATCGGTATCGTTAGCCAAAGCTCTAGCCAATCCAACCCTCTGCTGCATTCCTCCACTTAATTCACTAGGCATAGACTCTTCATATCCTTTTAATCCTACTGATTCAATTGCTTCATAAGCCTTTTTCCTTCGAATTTCAGGATCAACCCCTTGTATCTCCAATCCATATTCTACATTGACCAATACATTTCTATGGGGAAGTAACCCAAAGTTCTGGAAAACCATAGCCATTTTTTCTCTTCTGATCTTTAATAATTCATGATCATTGCTCTGCACGATATCTTTACCATCGATTAATATTTTTCCCTTGGTTGGTTCAATCAGTCGATTTAAACATCGAATCAAAGTAGATTTTCCACTCCCGGATAAACCCATTACAACGAAAACTTCTCCTTCCTCAACTTCAAAGCTGACATTATTAACCCCAACAGTATTTCCTGTATCAGCTAATATCTCTGCTTTTGATTTTCCCTCTTCAAGTAAAGAAATAACTTTTTTGGGATTTGTTCCAAAGATCTTATATAACTCTCTGACTTCTACCTTAGACATTGCTCAACTCCCTTTCTATTTTTCAGTGTTCAATAACTCTATTTAATAAATGCCTTATTCTTTAGAAATACACTATTTTCATATTATTTGAAAATATCACACTTATTATTAAAAGTATTCTGTGGACAGCTATCCATCTATCTTTATTAACAAATAAAAAAAATCTAGAAGCCATCGCTTTAGATTTTTCAAAATATGAGTACTAACTTTTATTAAAAAGACAACTCTATGTTATCATTAGAGTTGTCTTTTGTCAAACTGTAATCATTTTCAGGTTTTTAATAGTTTATAAAACGGTGTCTCTATGAATTAGAATACGCCCTTCTATTTTCACCCAAAAAAGCATGGTCTTTATCCAGTAAAGGCCATGCTTTCTTGGTCTTACGCCTATAATGTTCTCACCCAAAAATACCTTACCTCTAGTTCATCATCCTCCTTCTGCCTTGGCATAGGCTTTTCTCCACGTTGATTTTGTATATTCATATCTTTGTGTTCAAATTGTACCCACTCATCTTCATAAGAATAATAATCATCCATATTGGTCCCTTTCCTTTCTTTATCATTTTTAGAAAGCATCACTCTTTCACTTATAATATATGTCCTCAAGGCTAAATGTGATATGGAAAATCTTCTCTCCCATTGAATTTATCCCTATAAATCTATACACTATACTTGTAGATTGGAGGATGAATATGACGACTTATGAGGTGTTAAAAGAGTATTTTGGTTATCATAGTTTTAGAGTAGGACAGGAGGGACTTATTCATGGAATCTTAGAGGGAGAAGACGTTTTGGGAATTATGCCTACCAGTGGGGGGAAATCCCTATGCTATCAAATTCCTTCCCTACTCATGAAGGGAACAACCCTAGTAATCTCCCCCCTGATCTCCTTAATGAAGGATCAGGTTGATACATTAACAGAAATAGGCATTCCTGCTGCTTATATCAATAGCACCTTAAGCGATCAGGAGATTAAAATAATATTAAATAATATTCAGGATGGAAAATATAGATTAGTTTATGTGGCTCCCGAAAGATTAAAATCCTATGACTTTTTTCATTTAGCTAGCCATATTGAACTCCCCTTTATTGCTGTAGATGAGGCGCATTGTATTAGTCAATGGGGCCATGATTTTCGGCCTAGTTATAAAGAGATTCCCAAATTTATTAAAAATCTGAATCACCGGCCTGTGGTGGCTGCCTTCACTGCCACTGCAACCCCAGAGATCATAGAGGACATTAAACATCTCTTGCATTTGCAAAGTCCAAAAGAGATCATTACTAGCTTTGATCGCCCTAACCTATTCTTTCAAGTGGAAAGAGAAGTCGATAAAAAAACCTTTGTCATAGACTATATAAAAAAACATAAGGATCAATCGGGAATTATTTATTGCTCTACTCGAAAGGAAGTGGAAGGCCTAGGTACCCTTTTGCAAAACAAGGGGTATGGAGCAAGTATTTACCATGGTGGGATGACCAAGGAAGAAAGGGAAAGAGCCCAAGAATCCTTTTTATATGATGAAACCTCCATTATGGTGGCTACCAATGCCTTTGGCATGGGTATTGATAAGTCCAATGTGCGCTTTGTCCTTCACTATAATATTCCTCAAAGTATGGAAGCCTATTATCAAGAGGCAGGAAGGGCAGGTCGAGATGGAGAAAAAAGTGATTGTATCCTATTGTTTTCTCCTCAGGATGTCATCAAACAGAAATTTTTAATACAAGAAAGTCAGCCCGATCCCGATAGGGC is a genomic window containing:
- a CDS encoding glycine betaine ABC transporter substrate-binding protein, giving the protein MKKCTAKLTIILFVSMLLLIAITGCTTGGEKSKGTVKLGYVNWAEGVAMTNLAQAVLEDKMDYEVDITMADAAPIFTSVAKGNYDAFLDAWLPITHESYMERYGDDLIDLGYNYEGARIGLVVPSYVDIDSIEELNEVKDKFDGQIVGIDSGAGIMTASERALQDYDLDYELMTGSGPTMTAALKKAIDNEDWVVVTGWTPHWKFARWDLKFLDDPKNAYGEEENIHTVARKDIKEDMPEVAAFLENFKMDDQQLGDLMGAISDSDGEAIDAAREWMNENEELVNSWIPAE
- a CDS encoding ABC transporter permease, whose translation is MINFHIGPAFEAFIDWLTNNFASFFDGMRSGILFIIEGFESILLFPPALLLIAIIALIAWKVAGKGVAIFSLIGLFLIDAMGLWDKTMQSLGLVLTATSIALIIGVPLGIWSAKSDKTNQIMRPIMDFMQTMPAFVYLIPAVIFFDLGKVPGAVATVIFAMPPVVRLTGLGIRQVPEDIIEASRSFGATSKQMLFQVQIPLAIPTILAGINQTIMLALSMVVISAMIGAGGLGEEVLKGITQLEIGTGFESGIAVVILAMVLDRITQSLGTSKKI
- a CDS encoding quaternary amine ABC transporter ATP-binding protein, giving the protein MSKVEVRELYKIFGTNPKKVISLLEEGKSKAEILADTGNTVGVNNVSFEVEEGEVFVVMGLSGSGKSTLIRCLNRLIEPTKGKILIDGKDIVQSNDHELLKIRREKMAMVFQNFGLLPHRNVLVNVEYGLEIQGVDPEIRRKKAYEAIESVGLKGYEESMPSELSGGMQQRVGLARALANDTDVLLMDEAFSALDPLIRKEMQDELLELQSKMQKTIIFITHDLDEALKLGDRIAIMKDGVVVQIGTPEEILKNPADDYVKEFVQDVNRSKVITASSIMKKPDAIASHKDGPRVAIRKMKEAGISSIFVADRNRKLRGIVTIDDATRLVKEGETSIESIIIEDVPTTSPETLIEELLSIAANTKYPIVVVDNNHTMLGIIVRVSVISGIVGKEDESDD
- a CDS encoding ABC-F family ATP-binding cassette domain-containing protein, with product MITVTGLGLRFADKKLFEDVNIKFTPGHCYGIIGANGAGKSTFLKILSGEIEPSQGDVSITPGERLGILKQDHFEFDQHSVMDTVIMGHKRLYEIMKEKDALYQKEDFNEEDGVKAAELEAEFAELDGWSAETNVEKLLLGLGIEKDLHYKNMEELKGSEKVKVLLAQSLFGNPHILLLDEPTNHLDFKAIKWLEEFLINYENTVIVVSHDRYFLNNVCTHMVDIDFGKAKLYVGNYDFWYESSQLASRLLKDQNKKKEEKIKELQAFIARFSSNASKAKQATSRKKLLDKITLEDIQPSTRRYPFVGFTPEREAGKDILTVEGISKTVDGVKVLDKVSFTINKGDKIIFMGKNENAKTLLFRILMGEVEPDEGSFKWGVTTKRSYLPKDNAEFFDNVDLNLIDWLRQYSEEKSETFIRGFLGKMLFSGDETLKNAKVLSGGEKVRCMFSRLMLSGANVLLLDEPTNHLDLESIQAVNDGLINFNGTLLFTSHDHEFIQTIANRIIEITPQGIVDYQITFDEFLENQDIQARIQQMYQ